The genomic window TTGCTGTGGCCAGGACCATCTGCCCTTTGCCTTTGTCTTGCCGCCCATCTGTCCTCCCTGTTCCCCCTGGGGAGGACAGGCCTGGCTCTGAGGTGGAGAGCCGAGGGCCACTGCCTTCCGTCAGGATGGTCCTcttgagtggggtgggggtacaGGAGCTGGGTGTCTCATGGCGGTGAGAGCCAGATGAGAGCTTGTCACCAGCATGTTTGCGGGAGCGGTAGGAGGGCCTGCGGCGCACCTCTGACATCAGGTCATATTTGATGAAGTAGAAGACCTCCTTGACAGGGCAGCGTTTCTCGGGGTCCAGGGCCAGGAGGCGTTGGAACATGCGCAAGGCATTGTCTGTGAAGCGCCTCCACTGGGAGGGCAGGCCGGCCAGACGCCCCTTCTGCCACCGCACAAACTCCTCAAAGAAAGTGTCCGTGGCGGAGGCTGCCTCCCAGGGAAAGTTGCCAGTCAGGACACAAAAGATGAGCACGCCAAAGGCCCACACATCAATGCTCATGTCCACAGTGAAGCCCTCAGCCCGGCCGGCCTGGCAGACCTCGGGCGCTGTGTAGGGGATGGTGCCACTGATGCGCTTCACCCGACAGCCCACCTTGCGTGTCATGCCAAAGTCAGCTAGCTTGACCCGGCGGCAGTCACGGTCAAAGAGCAGCACATTCTCAGGCTTAATGTCCCGGTGCACCAGATTCTTGCTGTGCATGTAGTCCAGGGCCAGGCCCAGCTGCTGCACACAGCGCTTCACCATGTCCTCAGGGAGACCCACCTGCAGGGGTACAGACAGAAAAAGCATTAACACAGGTTATCGGAGGACTGGGGGATTTTCTGCACTCATGATGCTGGGGGGCCAAGGCCTGGCAGCAACCTGGTCCGATGTTCAGAACACTTGAAGTTAATCCCTACTTTACTGTCctccagggcccaggcagggagcagcagggaagcaAGCTAGCCCAGTGCGAAGGCAGTGGGAATCAAGCCACGGAGTTATCAGAGCTGAGGAACGAATGCCACACTGGCTCTCCTGAAGAATGCCCAGGCCATCAGCCCCCTCAGATGGCACGAGTGCCACATTAAACCACCTCCTGCTGCCTCAATATGCCCTCACTCAGGTGGAAAAGCATCACGACAAAATGGTTTCTGCCCATGCTCCTGATTACTCAGCATGACTGAGCTTGCCATATCTAACCCTCCCTAGCACTGCCCAGAGTGGGCCTTCTACACCCCACTTCCGTTTTGTATCTCTTGTCTGACTGGTATCTATGTAGGAATGAGATGCTCACACTGGGCAGCCTTGGCTGTCCTCTGCAGCCTGTCTCCTAACAGACCATTGTGTCTCCTTCACATCTCAACCTGATTTTCTGCTTCCCAAGTGCCTCACAGGTGGAAAGTGAAGATGAAGCTGCTGAGATGCATTTGTCAGTGAGGACCCTGTGCTTACATGAAACACCATTTATAAGGGCTCCTCTTGGGAGGGACAGAGGAACTCTCCCAGCATGCCAAGCACTTTGGGGCTAAGGAGACTGGTTAAATTGTTTCAGGACATGCTTTCAGGGCACAGCATGTAGAAGCAAGTGCAAAATAACCTGGTGCTGCCTTCAATTCCCATTTTTCCCTTTAATGGCGTAAGGTTTTAAGCTGAAGTATCATTGCTTCCCACATGAAAAGAGGAAAATGTCAGACATAGAGGATCTGAGGGGTAGATCAAAGCTACTACAGGGAAGCACAAAATCTCCGGCAAAGTCccctggtcccaggagccagACTCAGAAGCCAAATGGTTGCAGGAATTCATTCAAGAGTTTCTCCCTGAAACAGACCAAGTACATTTGGAAATAGACCTcagcttctcttcttcctccttctccacccTGGGACTCTACTGATTTCTGGTGCTCCTCCACACACCATCAGCTTGTAATTACCAGGCATAAGGTAGAGATGGAGGTGGATGGGCTAATTTAAAGAAGAATTAAAGAGAGTTGGGCTGAGGTGTGGAGGAGAGGTCATGGTGATCAGGCAGGAGTAGCAAAGGGATTCACGAGGAGAGATAAGGGTTCAGGGAAGGGAGACAAAGTGAAGTGAAAAAAGGCTCAGTATCAGGAGAAATACTTTGGGTACTGAGGCCCACGAGGCTGTGCATTGAAAGAAATAAAGGCAGCTTCATTGTTTGAGACATTTAGTAAAAGCCAAAGCCCTGGAGAACAATCCTTCACTGCCCCATCATGGGTAGGGGGGATGAGATGAGCCAGGTGACCTAAAGCCCTTCTCCATCACTAGCTTCACCAATTATATGGGAAGGACCCTGTCCACAAGCTAGGCTGAATTTTGGCAACCATCCTTCCCTTGAAAAGGAGTCAACCAATGGTTTCCTTCCCTCTatacaccaatgctaggagcatagggagcaagcaggatgaactagcactcctgcttgcagaaaacacctaggacttagtagggctaacagaaacctggtgggattcttcccacaactgggcagtacacattgagggttataagctgtacagaaaggacagggtgggcaagaaagggggaggggttgcgctctatgtcaataagcgatatacatcgacacttatcaaaacagaatcggaggaggagaaagtagaaggattgtgggttaggttacatggaggtcaaggagaaagggatttggtggtaggggtctgctacagactcccacaccaaggggaaaaactagatttggggctcctgaggcagctctcggagaccataaaaactagggaggcggtagtcatgggggacctaaactacccagacatctgctgggagacacagacagcaaagtcccaccgttcacgcaggttcctatcctgtgtacaggacctccatctgacacaggaggtacatggtcccactagggggaatgccatactggatctggtattggcaacaggggatgacgtggtaagggacctccagattggtagccatttgggggacagtgatcacctaataatagaattcatcataagacgtcgagtgggtaaggtaactagtagggtgaaaatgctagactttaggaaagctgatttcaatgaactcaggcgtttagtcaaggacgcactgcagagtaggagttttgaagagatgggagcccaggaagggtggctgtgccttaaggaagtgatccttcgggcacagagggagacgatcctgatgcagggaaaaagggggaaaggggccaagagacttccttggctgaccagagaaatccagaacagcctacaggcaaaaaggggggcatataaaaagtggaaacggggagagattactaaagaggagtatacctcctctgctcgcgcttgtagggaggcagttagacgggccaaagctaccatggagctgaggatggcatcccaagttaaggataacaaaaaattgttttttagatatatagggagtaaaaggaaggcccagggtggaataggacccctactaaatgggcataagcaattggtgatggacacaggggacaaggctgaactcctcaatgagttctttgcctcagtgttcctaagcgaggggcaagacaagtctctcactggggttgtagagaggcagcagaagggcgccagactaccatgcgtagaccctgagatggcgcagaggcacttggaggaactggatgcgtttaagttggcaggcccggatgagctccatccaagggtactggaggcactggctgacgtcattgcacagccactggtgggaatatttgaacactcgtggcgcatgggccaggtcccggaggactggaaaagggccaatgtggtccctattttcaagaaggggaggaaggaggacccgggcaactataggccagtcagtctcacctccatccttggcaaagtctttgaaaaaattatcaatgctcacatttgcgagagcccggcaggaaaaattatgctgaggggaaatcagcacgggttcgtagcagatagatcatgcctgactaatctagtctctttttatgaccaggttacaaaacacctggacgcaggagtaggggtagacatcgtttacttagacttcaggaaggccttcaatacagtatcccacaccatactggtgaacaagttaagaggctgtgacttggatgactacacaatccggtgggtggcgaattggctagagggtcgcacccagagagtcgtagcggatgggttggtattgacctggaagggtgtggcagtggggtcccgcaggactcagtccttggaccgatactctttaatgtcttcatcagcgacttggacgagggagtgaagtgtactctgtccaagtttgtggatgacacaaaactgtggggagaagtggacacgccggagggcagggaacaactacaagcagacctggacaggttggacaaatgggcacaaaacaacagaatgcaattcaacaaggagaaatgcaaagtgctgcacctagggaggaaaaatgtccagcatacctactgcctaggaaatgacctgcttgatggcacggaagtggaaagggatcttggagtcctagtggactccaagatgaacatgagttgtcagtgtgacttgtgcgaccttgtggctgcctataagttcatcatgggggcacagaagggaattggtgaagttttactcaccaaggcgcccctggggttacaagaaataatggccataagctagcagagagcagatttagactagacattaggaagaacttcttcacagttagagtggccaaactctggaatgggctcccaagggaggtggtgctctcccctaccctgggggtcttcaagaggaggttagataggcatctagctggggtcatctagacccagcactctttcctgcctatgcagggggtcggactcgatgatctgttgaggttccttccgaccctagcatctatgaatctatgaatctctcatGCCCATGCCAGGCTGCTTAGGTGGGGCTGTAGAGTTCAGCAGTAGCTGGGCCCCAATTTCTCTTTTCCTCCAGAGGGTAGAGCCCTGAGCCCCAGTTCTGACACTAATGTAAGCCTGGAGGCAACAGACCCCATCAGTGGTGTAGTTACGGTGGAGATGGTCAGGAAGGATGATTCCCTGGATTGTCATTTGCTTGATAACCACCACATGGTCCCTCAGCAGACATGCCCCCTATGGCATGGTGTTCCTGCACAGGGCACGCCCCCAGCACAGGGGGTTACAGCAGGGCGACCCCCTGCATCGAGAGTCCCAGAAAGGGTAGTGGCATGGAGATTTTCCCCACCTCTACAAAAACCCATCTGTGCCCCTGGAACCCATCCCCTGAGGACATCTCAGACAGGAGCCACGAGAGacagcacccctgccctcccctgagcCAAGAGCAGGAACCAGTGACAGCCTCACAATAGTCACAACTGGGGAAGGGGGCCCAGGATTCCCACTGGTGCTAGATTGCCCTGGGTCACCACGAGGAGGGCATTTCAAGGACTCGCCCCACGCCATGCTCACACCCTGTCTCATCCTTGTTCCATAGCACCAGCTGAGACTACATAATcacatttccttctatgactttACATAAGATTTCATTACACTTCCAATTCAATTATGTCTAATTATATTTGGTTGTCCTTCCTCGTTCAATTCTCTTGCAGCTATTCCTTTTCATTCCTTTATTCTCCCCTCACCCCTTGTTTGTTTCAGCACAGAAGGACAAATGTCTGGTGAGCAGGCAGAGCCACATCCATCCATACAGCTGGGCTCACCATCATTAAAACATGATCAAGAACCCCAGGCAGCCTCTTTCTCCTGAAACCTCCCTGTTTTTATTAGGATAATGAATCAGAGGCATTGATCTCTTATCTTCACCTACCACCTTTCTGGATACCAAAGTGCTTTGGAAATGCTGGAGATGGGGAACACTTCATCCACTGCTGAAATGGCAGCTCACTCTGGGGCTCGGCATGTCAATGTTTTAGCAGCATTGAGTGTTAAGggtttggggcagggagcaacatATTGTGTCCAACTGAATCTGCAAAGAGTGGAAGATTGCACTAACTGAAGGTAGTATGCAATAACCTTGCTCTTGTGGCAGCAGCCATGGGCTCAGTAACAGGCAACAAGTGCTCATGGGCTCAGCTCACACCTCATTTAAATGGAAAGTGCCCCCAGGAGTGACATCTCCCTGCAGCTGTCCCAAAGCCATGTGCACCTGGGATGTTCCCAAGCAACAGCTCCCCATTCACTCTCACAGGTGATTGTGTTACACACTCATCTTGCCCAAGTCAAAGTGTCTCCACAAAGAAGAAAACCAGACCAAGGTACTCCTAAATGGGGGTAGCAGGAAGTCTCTCTTCCAAGTAATTGCCAGACCTGAGCCTCCTTAGTCTGCCAGCTCACATGAGGATGGATCTGTCTTTTGCTCCTAGCTCtcagagtggcagggggagggatccTTGGGCAAGAACATCCTTGTGTGAAggaaagaaggcagggtaggtggGGACAGTGGTAAATACGGCCCATAGGCCTTAAAAGAGCAGGCCCTGAGATGgctccaggaggtgggagggaaagagaaaggacAAACAACACCTCCCGAGGCTCCCCGGCTGGTACCTGTGGTGGGATGATGTCAAAGAGGTCCCCTCCAGGTGCGTACTCCTGAGCGAAGACATAGCACTCCTCAGTCTCAAAGACTACATCAAAGACCTTAATGATGAACGGGCTGGAGGAGAGTGTGTTGGTGATGCTGAATTCCCGCAAGAAGTTCTTCAGCTTCGTCTTACTCTTGTTCACAAACTTCAGTGCCATCTTGGTGCCTAGGGGGTGAAAGGGTAGAGGATACAGCTCAATACACAGAGCTTCTGCCAAACCCACTGTGGGGAACAGGGTATTGTAACCTCAGAGGATTCCCCAGAGGCACAGACCAGTCCTCCCAGAAAAGTCAACTGAAGAAGTTCCTTCTGGCCACTTTgtgctgctccccatgccagCCCAACTCTGTATGACCTTgggcctggcctgtcccacccctACCTGCTTCCTCTAGCTGATACCGGACTTTGAACAGAAGGGCTGAGGTTGTAGCCAGCTTCTGTGCAGAGATGCAAGGAGGGAGGGCTTCTCACCTCCCACTCAAAAGCCTTCACCCACTATAACTATCCCCTGTCACAGCAGGTTCCTGCTGAGGTTTTTTTCATGGTCCCAATGGGCTGAGAGCAGCCCACAAGTACCATGTCTCCTGCATGAGGTACTGTGCAGAAAGAAATGCTGCAGCCTCAGCAGACCTCAGAGCATGGCCTGACCAGCTCAGCAGGGTCCAAGGTGTGTGGGCCTGCTAGGGAACAGCCAGTGAAATGGCACAGAGTGAACCCACACAGCTGCAGGCTGAGGTGGGAGTGGACCAGTGACTCAGAcccactgcccacctctgacACCCAGAATTAGGAGGATGCCCCCTGGCTGTGTGGGTGTCCCAGACTTGCCTCAAGCTGAGGGGTAAGGACCCTGCCTTCCTCATTCTACCACAGTTTCCACAAGTGAAGCCTTTCTCCTCAGGTCTACCTTGTGCACCTGGGATGTGGCATTTATTAGGCAAGGATAAGCCCCCTTCAGATTCCTTCAGAGAGGCCAGGCCTGGTCAGCACTAACTGAATCTGAGGCTGAAGAGGGGGCCTTAGAATCATAGGAAacgagggttgggagggacctcaggaggtcacatctagtccaaccccctgctcaaagcatgaccagccccaactagatcaacccagccaaggctttgtctagccaggctttgaaaacctcctaggatggagcttccaccaccttgcTGGGTAGCCTGCTGGGGACCAATTCATCTGAGCCTCTTGGCTCAAGGATTTCCACAGAAACAGGCCTTCCAGTGAGATTCCCCACAATCCCTACCACTGGCATGGTGGCAAGGGGGACAGGCTCTGTACTGCCAGCCTGCACCTGGCAGGAGTCAAACCTATGTGTAATAGAAGGGGGAACAGTCAGGCCACTCCCCAAACCTCAGAGGCCTAGCATTTCTTCCAGGAGAAAGCCTCTCATTCCTCCAGGATCCTACAGATACCAGTCCATTGTCCCACTTCTAGTACCTGTGAAGTCTGAGAGAGAACTGTACCAACACTTTTTTCATGGGATGATGCTGTGTACTCTGCAAGTTAACAACAGCTTATTCAAGTTAATTGTCAGTCATTTCCAGGACCACACTGTCAGGCTATGTCCTCTCCCTGGCCACTGAGCAACAATGTAGTTCAGGAGGGTTACACCTGTAAAGAGTTTTGTCCTGGGTTTTGACTCTGGATGAATGAGGACAGCCTCAAATGAGAGATCTGGTTACTGCCCAACAGGCCTGGCCTGATTCTCAGGCAGCCAATAGTCTCCTGGTCTATAAGGTTCCcacccaccctgccttctgcctgaatcTCAGGTGGCAAAGGCAGCAGTGCCACCTACCCCATTCTACTGGTTGCTCACACCAGCATGGTCAGCACCCTGAGTACCTGGGCACTGCTGAGCTGTGAGCATGCTCTCCTTGCTACTACTGGTACCGCAGTACCAGCCTTTCAAACCTGCCTTTTAACTATTTCTGGTCTTCAAATAAATCCTTACACTGAGCAGCCCTTGACAGAAGGGCTGTGCTGGTCAGTCACTGCTCCATGAGGCCCTCTGAGGATGCAGtgtggctctgtgctccactaAGGAGCCCATACCTGGTCAGCACTAGATATTCTCCATCTCTACATACATGTACCCCCAAGTCCTACACCCCAGCATGTCTCCTGTCAGAAAGTCTATACTCTGgaatgccctgcactgccctgtgcatccCAGTATCTTTGATGCAAACCCCCCATATCCTTCCATATACCAATGCCATAAATATCCATAGCCTAGTCTACACCCACACCCTACAGCTCACCCTCCTCAGAAACCAGCCCTCTGATCCATTAAGTTGGGCTGCACCTAAAGTGAGTCAGCATCTGAAAGCCAGTCTCCCATCATCTACAGGTGCATATGCCCAGGCCTGGGTTATCCTGACAGTGACACCATGGAAAGCACTAGCTCAGACAagatggtggcagctgctgccgtTTCAATGGTAACATATTTAGACTGACACCGAGTTGGGCTAAATATTACAAGGGATAAAATCCCAAGGGCCTATCTATACTACACATCTGGTGGTTGCAAAAGAAACTAGTGCAGCAGAGATATAGATCTACTGGTGCCATGTACCATCACCTTTCAGCAGTGCGATATACTGTTCAAAAAGCATACATCATGCATGTGTATCTAGAGAAAACATATGTCCTGAGTATGCCTGTGTAAATGCTGGGGTGGAGCTGTACATGCAAGTGCTCCCACATGATACGTCATTGATAGACTATGCACATGGCAGCTGTCCATGAGGCTGTCTttggaggcagggatggggccagtgCAAGGGGGTGGACAAGAAAGCTGATTTCTAACTATGCCaagggcagtgggtggcacacAGGCAATTCAGACATTGATATGGGTAGACAGAGTTTTCTCACCTCTGTTATACCAACTCAGGTCACCTTGCCTGGGGCAGTGTCCTCATCAAAAGAAGGAGTCCCAGGGAAAACAGAGGGCCAGTGATCTACAGCACAAGGGGCAGGCTTTTGGCAGCaaagtagggggcaggggcacagagaaTGGTACAGGGGATGGAGAAGGGCACAGAAGGAAAATTGGCAGGTCTCTCATGGCCATCAAAGGGGAACAGAAAATGAGAGTGCCCATGAGGCCCCTGTCCAGGCTCATGCCCCCACCAGCACCCATATCAACTCCTCCCCAAGGGTCAGATTATGAAGGGACGGGCCCCTGGAACCATGGAGAGGctaaaggggaagggggagggggaaagataAAGCACCCAGAAGCAGAATCAAGGAGAGAGAGACCTAGGTAGCCTGTTGGTAGCCTGTtgcgaggggaggggagaaggtcTTTCACTGAAGACCATGGACAAAGACTTCCAGGCTCAGTCAAGGGCCAGTGATTGCTACTGGCCTGCCCACCTGATGCTTCACCACCCACCTACCATCCTCAGTGCCCACCTACCAACCTCACCCACATACCATCCTCAGTGCCCACTCCTCTTACTTGCTCTCCTTTCTCAAATGTATTGCAATCTCCAGCACAGAGCACATGCTGCCTTCCCAAAGCCAGCTCCCTTGGGTCATCAAGAACCAGGCAGGAATATCAGCCCTTCTGCCAGGTCTTCTCCACCCCCTCAGGACTGCCAGCAGGATGGAAGAGCCTCCTGGGTGTCTCTTAGTGTCAACCTAGTGTGGCCTTCCTCCCTCCAACCCAGAAGGGAAGCAAGCCTTCATTCCCCTATGCCACTAAGGCTGAGCTGGCCTCACCTGTGCTTTTGTGGGACACGAGATCCACTTTGCCATAGGTGCCCTTGCCAAGCTCGCGGATGAGATCATAGTGCTTGTTGATGTCAGTGCCCGAGAGGGTGCGGATGGCCAGAGACTGCATATCCTCAGTGATGAGGGGCACCCCGCAGCAGGCCAGCTTGCGTGACGGCTCTTGCTCAATGGAGCCTGCACTCATTGTTGTGCTGCAAGAAAGAGGCATAGTCAGAAgctgcaccccacactgcagtgcCCAGCAAGCCCTGCCCAACTTGCCCTGCAAGGGGGCTGTGATTTGCATTCATTGCCCATAatgctctgcagcaggatagaaAATTAGGGGGGAAAGGGACATTTCCTGCAGGAGACTGCTACCAATTGAACAGGGAGCCCAGTGACAATAACAGCAATGGGGGCAAACCCGCTAATAGCTTTGCAGTGGAGTTCAATATGTCTACGGAGGGTGTTGTATCTTGTGATGCCTTACAGTGGGGAATCAGACTCAGTGAACCAGACCTGGACAACGGAATCAGGCTGTCTGGCAACAATGCTCATTAGGGTGTAGACCACAGCTACTAGAGTGACAATCTTCAGCCTGCACTAGGTTGCTTGCAGTATGTCACACTATAAATATGATGTAGAAAAAATGATATAGTCACTGAGTAGTGATGCTATAAATACACGGTGATCATCACAGTTATCAGGTTGTCATCAAGTCATGCTATAGTTCTGTAGTTTCATAGtgtgtagggtcggaaggggcctgagcagatcatcaagtccgaccccctgccgtggcaggaaagagtactggggtcaaatgaccccagcaagatgtttgtctaacctcctcttaaagacccccagggtaggacccagcaccacttctcttggaagttggttccaggtcctagccaccctgactgtgaagtagcgcctcctgatgcgtagtctaaatctaccctctgccagcttgtaaccGTTATtgctagtcactcctggtagtgctcgggggaacagggactcccccaatgcctgctggtcccctctgactagcttgtaaacggccactagatcccccctcagccttctcttgtggaggctgaacaggttcatgtcccttagcctctccttgtagggcctgccctgctgccccctgatcatgcgagtggccctcctctggaccctctcgatgctgtccacatccctcctgaagtgcggtgcccagaactggacacagtactccaaatgcagcctgaccagtgtcgcatagagggggaggatcacctccctggctctgcttgagatgcatctgtggatgcatgacaaggtgtggttggccttcctgaccgcgtccccacactgttggcccatgttcattttggcatcaataatgaccccaaaatccttttctgcctctgcactgaggagaagggagttcc from Alligator mississippiensis isolate rAllMis1 chromosome 13, rAllMis1, whole genome shotgun sequence includes these protein-coding regions:
- the SBK1 gene encoding serine/threonine-protein kinase SBK1; this encodes MSAGSIEQEPSRKLACCGVPLITEDMQSLAIRTLSGTDINKHYDLIRELGKGTYGKVDLVSHKSTGTKMALKFVNKSKTKLKNFLREFSITNTLSSSPFIIKVFDVVFETEECYVFAQEYAPGGDLFDIIPPQVGLPEDMVKRCVQQLGLALDYMHSKNLVHRDIKPENVLLFDRDCRRVKLADFGMTRKVGCRVKRISGTIPYTAPEVCQAGRAEGFTVDMSIDVWAFGVLIFCVLTGNFPWEAASATDTFFEEFVRWQKGRLAGLPSQWRRFTDNALRMFQRLLALDPEKRCPVKEVFYFIKYDLMSEVRRRPSYRSRKHAGDKLSSGSHRHETPSSCTPTPLKRTILTEGSGPRLSTSEPGLSSPGGTGRTDGRQDKGKGQMVLATAIEICV